The Bacteroidota bacterium genome contains a region encoding:
- a CDS encoding YCF48-related protein: protein MKKLYILLLAVFTLNIAHSQDWKWLYPLPPNNCLSDVKFVDSNTGYAVGQYGTLIKTTDGGMNWTILTSGTSDFLNSIYFTSTNTGYVVGNNGIILKTINGGTNWISQISGTSISLGAVYFPDANTGYAVGSEGTIIKTTDGGLNWISQTSGTTNHLLCVCFTDANTGYAVGSDGTILKTTNGGTNWTSQTSGTLHSLTSIYFTDTNTGYIVGGGGIILKTTDGGTNWNSQISGTTNCLNAVYFTDINTGYTVSDYGNIFKTTNGGTNWTNQTSIPFHGLHSIYFTNINIGYAVGEDGTILKTTNGGANWTSLTSVTSNYLFSIYFTDANTGYAVGSDGTILKTTNGGTNWISQTSGTSNCLYSVYFTDANTGYAVGWDGTILKTTNGGTNWNSQISGTTNCLNAVYFTDINTGYAVGSEGTIIKTSDGGLNWISQTSGTSNDLRSVYFTDINTGYAVGWATILKTTNGGTNWVIQASGTSIRLTSVYFTDINTGYAVGYATILKTTDGGINWTNPTQAVWISLYCVFFTDVNTGYAVSDDGIILKTTDGGANWTSLVSVTSNDLCSIHFTDVNTGYVVGYNNTILKTTNGGGTWIPEKPKESPDILIYPNPAKDKITITLQKPSNFQKTFISIYNLQGQLLLQKQITQEQTELGINNFTTGVYVVSINNGNDTFVLKFVKE, encoded by the coding sequence ATGAAAAAGCTTTACATTTTATTACTTGCAGTCTTCACATTGAATATTGCACATTCCCAGGACTGGAAATGGTTGTATCCATTACCACCAAACAATTGTTTAAGTGATGTAAAATTTGTCGACTCAAATACAGGCTATGCGGTTGGTCAATATGGAACATTAATAAAAACTACTGATGGGGGAATGAATTGGACAATTTTAACATCAGGTACTTCTGATTTTTTAAATTCCATATATTTTACCAGCACAAATACAGGGTATGTAGTTGGTAACAATGGTATAATACTCAAAACCATAAATGGAGGAACAAACTGGATAAGTCAGATATCTGGAACTTCAATTTCTTTAGGAGCTGTATATTTCCCCGACGCAAATACTGGGTATGCCGTTGGTTCTGAAGGCACAATAATTAAAACTACAGACGGTGGATTGAACTGGATAAGTCAGACATCAGGAACTACAAATCATTTACTTTGTGTATGTTTTACCGATGCAAATACAGGGTATGCGGTTGGTTCGGATGGAACAATACTTAAAACAACAAATGGCGGAACAAACTGGACTAGTCAAACATCAGGAACTTTACATAGTTTAACTTCCATATATTTTACCGACACAAATACAGGGTATATAGTTGGTGGAGGGGGTATAATACTTAAAACCACGGATGGTGGAACAAACTGGAATAGTCAGATATCGGGAACCACCAATTGCTTAAATGCTGTATATTTTACCGACATAAATACTGGATATACGGTTAGTGATTATGGTAATATTTTCAAAACTACAAATGGCGGAACAAACTGGACTAATCAAACATCGATACCTTTCCATGGTTTACATTCCATTTATTTTACCAACATAAATATCGGGTATGCGGTTGGTGAAGATGGAACAATACTTAAAACTACAAATGGAGGAGCAAATTGGACAAGCTTGACATCAGTAACTTCAAATTATTTATTTTCCATATATTTTACCGACGCAAATACAGGGTATGCAGTTGGTTCGGATGGAACAATACTTAAAACTACAAATGGCGGAACAAATTGGATAAGTCAGACTTCAGGGACCTCAAATTGCTTATATTCCGTTTATTTTACCGATGCAAATACAGGTTATGCGGTTGGTTGGGATGGAACAATACTTAAAACTACAAATGGCGGAACAAACTGGAATAGTCAGATATCGGGAACCACCAATTGCTTAAATGCTGTATATTTTACAGACATAAATACTGGGTATGCTGTTGGTTCTGAAGGCACAATAATTAAAACTTCAGACGGTGGATTGAACTGGATAAGTCAGACATCAGGAACTTCAAATGATTTACGTTCTGTATATTTTACAGACATAAATACTGGGTATGCGGTTGGTTGGGCTACTATCCTTAAAACTACAAACGGAGGGACCAATTGGGTAATTCAGGCATCGGGAACTTCCATTAGGCTAACTTCTGTATATTTTACAGACATAAATACTGGATATGCGGTTGGTTATGCTACTATCCTTAAAACCACAGATGGAGGAATAAATTGGACAAATCCGACACAAGCTGTTTGGATCTCATTATATTGCGTATTTTTTACCGACGTAAATACTGGATATGCGGTTAGTGATGATGGCATTATTCTCAAAACCACTGATGGAGGTGCAAATTGGACAAGTCTGGTATCAGTAACTTCAAATGATTTGTGTTCCATACATTTTACCGACGTAAATACAGGGTATGTTGTTGGTTATAATAATACAATTCTCAAAACCACAAATGGTGGTGGTACCTGGATTCCAGAAAAGCCTAAAGAAAGTCCGGATATTTTAATTTACCCCAATCCTGCAAAAGATAAAATAACCATTACCCTGCAAAAACCTTCAAATTTCCAGAAAACCTTCATCTCAATTTATAATCTCCAGGGACAATTACTTTTGCAAAAGCAGATCACACAGGAACAAACTGAACTTGGCATAAATAATTTTACAACAGGAGTTTATGTGGTGAGTATCAATAATGGGAATGACACATTTGTATTAAAGTTTGTGAAGGAATAA
- a CDS encoding ferritin family protein yields MSKTATDILKEAILLERRGKAFYTAAAEQTKSEAAKKIFSMMAEEEDDHIKFLSDQFSHFQKTNHFMEHETHEENASDEIAMQVLSGEITRQVNAASFEAAAISAAMDFETRAVQIYSERAEKATDSNEKSAYQMLADWEKGHHKWLHRINEDLKEQVWYDNNFWPF; encoded by the coding sequence TTGAAAGAAGCAATATTGCTTGAGCGGAGAGGCAAAGCCTTCTATACTGCAGCAGCTGAGCAGACCAAAAGTGAAGCAGCAAAAAAGATTTTTTCCATGATGGCCGAAGAGGAAGATGATCACATCAAATTCTTATCCGACCAGTTTTCACACTTTCAGAAGACCAATCATTTCATGGAGCATGAAACGCATGAGGAGAATGCCAGCGATGAAATAGCCATGCAGGTACTGTCGGGCGAGATCACCAGGCAGGTGAATGCCGCCAGTTTTGAGGCAGCGGCGATATCGGCAGCCATGGATTTTGAAACCCGTGCTGTGCAGATCTATTCAGAACGGGCTGAGAAAGCCACCGACTCCAATGAGAAAAGTGCCTATCAGATGCTGGCCGATTGGGAAAAGGGGCACCACAAATGGTTGCACAGGATCAATGAGGATCTGAAAGAGCAGGTGTGGTATGATAATAATTTCTGGCCGTTTTAA
- a CDS encoding glycosyltransferase, which translates to MRILMISDINSPHTQKWAISLKMKGIDIAVFSIATPTQHWYLDFSIPLYSPMKFDHKIFSASLFSKIVYLRAVPYLKKVIKEFKPDIVDAHYASSNGLLGALSGFKPLIISVWGSDIYSFPKKSFIGKYILRFNFRKSALICSTSMAMVSHIKNYTDHNIKVIYFGVDPNIFKPIPVASLFQQDDFVIGTIKSLEPVYGIDILIKVFYELCLKYPEQKLKLLIVGGGSLATGLKSLVLTLGLIDKVVFTGQVPYSNIVQYYNMLSLYIALSNSEGFGVAVLEASACEIPVVVSDAGGLPEVVDDDKTGTIVPVNDIHKAVDAVERLIFNEPLRREMGKAGREKVISLFDWHKNVNKKVKLYRSLLIPDMETEYSQKESIPTKSVPLITKYP; encoded by the coding sequence ATGAGAATCCTGATGATATCCGATATCAATTCTCCCCATACACAAAAATGGGCAATCAGTCTTAAAATGAAAGGCATTGACATTGCGGTTTTCAGCATAGCAACTCCTACACAGCATTGGTATCTTGACTTTTCAATTCCTCTTTATTCGCCCATGAAATTTGACCACAAAATTTTTTCTGCTTCGCTCTTCAGCAAGATAGTCTATTTAAGAGCAGTCCCTTACCTGAAAAAGGTCATTAAAGAGTTTAAACCCGATATAGTTGATGCTCATTATGCTTCCAGCAATGGCCTTTTGGGCGCACTGAGTGGATTTAAACCCCTTATCATATCGGTCTGGGGGAGCGATATTTACTCTTTTCCGAAGAAATCTTTTATAGGGAAATACATCCTGAGATTCAATTTCAGAAAATCTGCACTGATTTGTTCCACAAGTATGGCAATGGTATCGCATATAAAAAACTATACTGATCATAATATCAAGGTTATCTATTTTGGAGTGGATCCTAATATTTTTAAACCTATACCTGTTGCTTCACTTTTTCAGCAGGATGATTTTGTGATTGGTACTATAAAATCTCTGGAACCTGTTTATGGAATAGATATCCTCATAAAAGTTTTTTATGAATTGTGCCTGAAATATCCTGAACAAAAACTGAAGCTTCTGATTGTGGGAGGAGGTTCGCTTGCGACTGGATTAAAATCATTAGTACTGACTCTGGGATTAATTGACAAGGTTGTTTTTACCGGTCAGGTTCCTTATTCGAATATTGTGCAATATTACAACATGCTCTCTCTCTATATAGCGCTTTCCAACTCAGAAGGCTTCGGTGTTGCGGTACTTGAGGCTTCAGCCTGTGAAATACCGGTAGTGGTTTCAGATGCCGGAGGACTGCCTGAGGTTGTTGATGACGATAAAACGGGAACTATCGTTCCTGTCAATGATATTCATAAAGCTGTTGATGCAGTTGAAAGGTTAATCTTTAATGAGCCTTTGCGAAGAGAAATGGGGAAAGCTGGTCGTGAAAAAGTGATCTCTTTATTCGATTGGCACAAAAATGTCAATAAGAAGGTGAAACTTTACCGATCTTTACTAATCCCTGATATGGAGACTGAATACAGTCAAAAGGAAAGCATTCCGACCAAAAGTGTACCTCTGATAACAAAATATCCCTGA
- a CDS encoding RDD family protein: protein MEEQFQQPQVVQAPGVTYAGFWWRFLAYIIDDFILSFVNFVLIAPVWAILGLSFFGMMGHENYSCDESWLGFIGPFVGVVIYAVVVSTCVQWLYFALMESSKHQATLGKMAIGAKVTDMQGGRISFARATGRYFAKILSGMILMIGYIMAGFTEKKQALHDILAETLVIKL, encoded by the coding sequence ATGGAAGAACAATTTCAACAACCACAGGTTGTCCAGGCGCCGGGAGTGACCTATGCAGGTTTCTGGTGGCGGTTTCTGGCATACATCATTGATGATTTCATCTTATCATTCGTCAATTTCGTCCTGATCGCGCCGGTATGGGCTATTTTGGGTTTATCCTTTTTCGGGATGATGGGCCATGAAAATTATTCATGCGATGAAAGCTGGCTTGGATTCATCGGACCCTTTGTCGGAGTCGTCATTTATGCCGTCGTTGTGAGTACATGTGTACAATGGCTATATTTTGCGCTGATGGAATCGTCGAAGCACCAGGCTACGCTGGGCAAGATGGCCATAGGAGCTAAGGTGACCGACATGCAGGGCGGCAGGATATCCTTTGCCCGGGCCACGGGCAGGTATTTTGCCAAGATCCTCTCAGGGATGATCCTGATGATCGGCTATATCATGGCCGGCTTCACCGAGAAGAAGCAGGCGCTGCATGATATTCTGGCGGAGACACTGGTGATTAAGTTATGA
- a CDS encoding MG2 domain-containing protein has protein sequence MKNLIPLYFLALVLMAGCTFKKTVKVAETNFKEEVARNQELVFTFSMPVAADSLLNIWDTVKYLDFEPPVQGRFKWTADNTLLFSAAELLNPCCDFKASLNTKNLSLAGGKRLSVSSQTFSFHTPYLALMSANASWMMNENAGYSVGIRIRLQFNNAVDPGLLSNLLKVIIAEKDVFFTLSGPAVGESQEILIAEPEQSDSDDISIHIRISPGLGCGICGWQSDETIDKVLTLPPKEQLQVREMQGYFEGGYGVISIFTSQPLVAENLADLVTVEPYIDLKVEPAKEGFLLKGNFSEGQTYKVTLSGDIKGVFGKTIGKTYTQYVTFGDLEPNIAFTDKAGRYLSLKGNRNVGVQIINVPKIRISIFKIFENNIQHYMREGKSYEWEYANDQYYNFYDYGFREDYGQTIFSKVIETSTLPKNGNIRLLNINTDAIDLSNLLKGIYLIKVESIDNSWLKDVQLFAVSDLGLIVRSGKKDILVYVNSIRDATPVTGVQVNFMSSNNQLVYTMTTDKQGIAHLKDVDANIPGFVITMITAHKDNDFNYILLSESMVETSRFDVGGKRTAGLIYDVFLYGGRDIYRPGDTVYFNTIVRTMDWKTERDIPVKIRVVRPDGREFLAFRKTLDSQGSAGSHFSLPYDAMTGAYVIEVYSGNDVLLKSSRILVEEFLPDRIKVTALADKQEYRSQEDIKLDINAMNLFGTPAANRNYETELQISQKRFTPKEFPDYTFEIILTKDRSFENVTREGSTDDQGNATEVFQAAGFKDIGILQGNIFTTVFDETGRPVNRLTQVDILTQNLFFGIKQFDRWVGTRKPLDIGLIAVDKNGKKVSSASARVQIVQFTYETVIEHTGYSYNYKSERVEHVILDKTLTIDDGVTTYTYTPGASGSYEIRIMASGSEGYVAQEFYAYGWGDTDYTSFEVNREGQITIEADKQEYRPGQTARLLFKTPFDGKLLITVERDDVMESHVVTTSNKAASINLMIKEEYLPNIYITATAFRPHKGNDLPLTVAHGFASLKVMDPDSRLSLDINAADETRSKKRQEVVIKTDPGAEMTVAIVDEGILQVTGFLTPNPLDYFFQKRALEVTASDIYGLLYPELGTNLSKTGGDIGLKLGKFISPVTGKRARLLAWWSGILKADAKGECRFSFDIPQFSGSLRIMAVAYDNEKFAAAEKNIRVADPVIISTALPRFLSPGDNALVPVTVTNATGKPTKATVTIETKGPVQPGNESVKTVTLQPNSEQQVLYDIAAGPDVGEAEVNISVEALNERFTDITVIPVRPPAGLSHVTGSGSVTGGDSASINVRTDFLPASAASKLILSKTPTIEFSKHLNDLLNYPYGCSEQLISKAFPLIYFMDLAKMLGQEKKERAYNLEFLVQEVITKIQSLQVDDGGLLLWPGGGEPNWWVTAYGTHFLYEARQAGYAVNDRILNSMFRYLEQKVKEKSTEEYYYPDNNGQ, from the coding sequence ATGAAAAATCTCATTCCCCTTTACTTCCTTGCCCTTGTCCTCATGGCAGGATGTACATTTAAGAAGACGGTTAAAGTCGCTGAAACAAATTTTAAGGAGGAGGTAGCCAGGAATCAGGAGCTGGTATTTACTTTCAGCATGCCTGTGGCTGCCGACTCGCTGCTGAATATCTGGGACACCGTGAAGTACCTTGATTTTGAGCCTCCTGTGCAGGGCAGGTTCAAGTGGACGGCGGATAATACCCTGCTGTTTTCAGCGGCAGAACTTTTAAATCCCTGCTGTGATTTCAAGGCCTCTCTCAACACCAAAAACCTGAGTCTGGCTGGTGGCAAAAGGCTCAGTGTTTCCTCGCAAACCTTTTCGTTTCATACACCCTACCTGGCTTTAATGTCAGCCAATGCAAGCTGGATGATGAACGAGAACGCCGGTTACAGCGTAGGGATCAGGATCAGGCTGCAGTTCAATAATGCCGTTGACCCTGGTCTCCTCAGCAATCTGCTGAAAGTCATCATCGCTGAAAAGGATGTTTTCTTTACCCTGTCAGGCCCTGCCGTGGGGGAATCACAGGAGATTTTAATTGCGGAACCTGAGCAGTCAGACTCAGACGATATTTCTATCCATATCCGCATCTCACCGGGACTCGGTTGTGGTATCTGCGGCTGGCAAAGCGACGAAACCATTGACAAAGTATTGACCCTACCTCCGAAAGAGCAGCTTCAGGTGAGAGAAATGCAAGGCTATTTCGAAGGTGGTTATGGTGTTATCAGCATTTTTACTTCACAACCTTTAGTAGCAGAAAACCTGGCCGACCTGGTGACTGTTGAGCCATATATTGACCTCAAGGTGGAACCGGCAAAGGAGGGTTTCCTTCTCAAAGGTAATTTCAGTGAGGGTCAGACCTATAAAGTGACGTTATCGGGTGACATAAAAGGTGTCTTCGGAAAGACAATAGGTAAAACATACACGCAATATGTTACTTTCGGCGACCTGGAGCCCAATATTGCCTTTACCGATAAGGCCGGCCGCTATCTTTCACTGAAGGGCAACAGGAATGTCGGCGTTCAGATCATCAATGTCCCGAAAATCCGCATCAGCATATTTAAAATTTTCGAAAACAACATCCAGCATTACATGCGTGAAGGCAAATCCTATGAATGGGAGTATGCTAACGACCAGTATTACAATTTTTACGACTATGGTTTCAGGGAAGACTATGGACAGACCATCTTTTCAAAAGTTATCGAAACATCTACGCTACCTAAAAATGGCAACATACGATTGCTGAACATCAATACCGATGCGATAGATCTGTCCAATCTGTTGAAGGGTATTTACCTGATAAAAGTCGAATCTATCGATAATAGCTGGCTGAAGGATGTTCAGCTTTTTGCCGTTTCGGACTTGGGACTCATCGTCAGAAGCGGGAAAAAGGATATTCTTGTCTATGTCAATTCAATCAGGGACGCCACTCCTGTCACCGGTGTGCAGGTCAACTTCATGAGCAGCAATAACCAGTTGGTTTATACGATGACCACCGATAAACAGGGTATAGCCCATCTGAAGGATGTCGATGCCAATATTCCCGGATTCGTCATTACCATGATCACCGCCCATAAGGATAATGATTTCAATTACATCCTGTTAAGTGAGTCGATGGTTGAGACCTCCAGGTTCGACGTCGGCGGCAAGCGCACAGCAGGGCTGATATATGATGTGTTCCTTTATGGCGGCAGGGATATATACAGGCCGGGAGATACCGTCTATTTTAACACAATTGTCAGGACAATGGACTGGAAGACCGAAAGGGATATTCCGGTCAAGATTAGGGTTGTCAGACCTGATGGTCGGGAATTCCTTGCATTCAGGAAGACTCTCGACAGCCAGGGATCGGCTGGCTCACACTTCTCACTGCCTTATGATGCCATGACTGGCGCTTATGTCATCGAAGTATATTCCGGAAATGATGTTCTGCTGAAATCATCACGCATACTGGTTGAAGAGTTCCTGCCTGACCGTATCAAGGTGACTGCTCTTGCCGATAAACAGGAATACCGCTCACAAGAGGATATAAAGCTTGACATCAATGCGATGAATCTTTTCGGGACGCCGGCAGCAAACAGAAATTATGAGACAGAGCTGCAGATATCACAAAAGCGTTTTACGCCAAAGGAATTTCCTGATTATACATTTGAAATCATTCTGACAAAGGACCGTTCTTTTGAAAATGTAACCAGGGAGGGATCTACGGATGATCAGGGCAATGCCACTGAGGTATTTCAGGCTGCCGGTTTTAAGGATATAGGTATCCTTCAGGGAAATATATTCACCACTGTCTTCGATGAAACAGGCCGGCCTGTCAACAGGCTGACACAAGTAGACATACTCACCCAGAATCTGTTTTTCGGGATCAAACAGTTTGACCGCTGGGTGGGTACCCGGAAGCCACTTGACATCGGATTGATAGCCGTCGATAAAAACGGTAAAAAGGTCAGCAGTGCCTCAGCCCGGGTGCAGATCGTTCAGTTTACTTACGAAACAGTGATAGAACACACCGGCTACAGCTACAATTATAAGTCAGAACGGGTGGAACATGTCATCCTTGATAAGACCCTGACCATTGATGATGGTGTCACGACCTATACCTATACACCTGGCGCTTCAGGCAGCTATGAGATCCGCATCATGGCGTCCGGGAGTGAAGGTTATGTGGCACAGGAGTTTTATGCTTATGGCTGGGGTGACACAGATTATACATCGTTTGAAGTGAACAGGGAAGGACAGATCACCATCGAAGCCGACAAGCAGGAGTACAGGCCGGGGCAGACAGCCCGCCTGCTTTTCAAAACTCCCTTCGATGGAAAGCTTTTAATCACCGTTGAGAGGGATGATGTCATGGAGAGTCACGTAGTGACGACATCCAATAAGGCGGCGAGCATCAACCTCATGATAAAGGAAGAGTATCTTCCTAACATATACATAACGGCCACAGCCTTCCGCCCTCACAAGGGCAATGACCTGCCACTGACCGTAGCTCATGGTTTTGCCTCACTGAAGGTCATGGACCCTGATTCCAGGCTGTCGCTGGATATCAATGCTGCGGATGAAACACGGAGTAAAAAGCGGCAGGAGGTGGTGATAAAAACTGATCCCGGAGCTGAGATGACTGTCGCCATCGTCGACGAGGGCATCCTGCAGGTCACCGGCTTCCTGACGCCCAACCCGTTGGATTATTTTTTCCAGAAACGGGCACTGGAAGTCACTGCCAGTGATATCTATGGCTTATTGTATCCTGAACTGGGTACGAACCTTTCAAAAACAGGTGGTGACATAGGTTTAAAGCTGGGTAAATTCATCAGCCCTGTCACCGGTAAGCGGGCGAGGCTGCTGGCCTGGTGGAGCGGCATACTGAAGGCCGATGCGAAGGGGGAGTGCCGGTTTTCATTTGACATCCCGCAGTTTTCAGGATCGCTGCGTATTATGGCCGTAGCTTATGATAACGAGAAGTTTGCAGCAGCGGAAAAAAATATCCGTGTTGCCGACCCTGTCATCATCAGCACAGCGCTGCCGCGTTTCCTCAGCCCCGGCGACAATGCCCTGGTACCTGTCACGGTCACCAATGCCACCGGCAAGCCAACGAAGGCCACTGTCACCATCGAAACAAAGGGACCTGTGCAGCCAGGTAATGAAAGTGTGAAAACGGTCACCTTACAGCCTAACAGTGAACAACAGGTACTGTATGATATAGCTGCCGGACCTGATGTAGGAGAGGCTGAAGTAAACATCTCTGTGGAAGCTCTAAATGAAAGGTTTACGGATATCACCGTCATACCTGTCCGTCCCCCTGCCGGGCTGTCACATGTCACCGGTTCAGGATCTGTCACCGGCGGCGACTCAGCGTCCATAAATGTCAGAACAGATTTCCTTCCTGCTTCGGCAGCATCGAAGCTGATACTCAGCAAAACACCTACTATTGAGTTTTCCAAGCATTTGAATGACCTTCTCAACTATCCCTACGGCTGCTCTGAACAGCTCATATCGAAAGCTTTTCCGTTGATTTACTTTATGGATCTCGCAAAAATGCTTGGACAGGAGAAGAAAGAGAGGGCATATAATCTTGAGTTCCTCGTTCAGGAGGTCATCACGAAGATACAGTCGCTGCAGGTGGATGACGGCGGTCTATTGTTATGGCCGGGAGGCGGCGAGCCAAACTGGTGGGTGACAGCCTATGGTACCCATTTTCTTTATGAGGCACGGCAGGCAGGATATGCCGTCAATGACAGGATCCTAAATAGTATGTTCAGGTATCTTGAGCAGAAAGTCAAAGAAAAGTCAACAGAGGAATATTATTATCCGGATAACAATGGCCAGTAA